A region of the Cyanobacteriota bacterium genome:
CCTGTAGACAGTATCACATCCAATCCTGGCCATTGCTTAGGTCTCGGCATCTTTTCCCCGGACAAAGCTAAGAGTGTGGCTGAGCGTCTCCAAGCTCCCGACCTATTTAGTGGTTGGGGGATTCGCACCCTAAGCAGTGCTTCCCCAGCCTACAATCCTATGGGTTATCATGTTGGCTCTGTCTGGCCCCACGACAACGGCATAATTGTCGCAGGGTTACGTTCATTGGGGTTGATTGAACAATCCCTAGAAGTGACTCAGGGTATTTTAGACATGATTGCTCAACAGCCCTATTGCCGACCGCCAGAACTATTTTGCGGGTTTGATCGTACCCCCGATAGCAGCCCTGTGCGTTATCCTGTTGCTTGTTCCCCGCAAGCTTGGGCTACAGGGGCCGTATTTCAACTCCTTCAAACGATGGTCAATCTCGTTCCTGACGCGCCCAACAACTGCCTCCGGATTTTACATCCCACATTGCCTCCTTCAGTGCAGAACTTGTCTTTGCAGAACTTGAAGATTGGCCAAACCCTTCTAGATCTGGAATTTGAGCGCACAGGCGAAACGACTGCCTGTCGAGTAGTGCGCAAGCGAGGCAACCTGCGAGTAGTCATCGAGGCCTAAGGGCGATCAATAGGCTACCGGCAAGTACCTTGACATGAATAGGTATCACGAATAACTACCACGAATAATCAAGTACGGACTCGCTTAGCGGGCCTAGACTTGGGGAATGTCCTACGTAAGGGCTTTTCGTGGGCAGCAGGTAAATCTTCAGGATATACGATCGCGTCAGCCTGTCCATGGCTAGGACGGGTCTGGTCGTAGGTCAACTGTAAGGCAGCCGCTGCGATCGCCCGCAGATCATACTCCTCGCTCAGTTGCGATACGACCGGCAAAAATGATGCCATGCGTTCCCCAGCCAGAGCCTCTTGTACACGTTGCTTTAATCGTTCTAGGTAGCGGGCTTCTACCTCAGCACGGGTTGGCATTGGGCGAATTTCAATCGACTGGCGCATGTGACGCTCAATGTCTCGCAGTTTGTACCGCTCTAGAGGTTGCAGAATAGCGATCGCAGTACCTTCCTTACCCGCACGACCAGTTCGACCAATTCGGTGCACATAGTTCTCAACGTTATCCGGCAAATCATAATTGATCACATGGGTGAGGTCGTCAACGTGAATACCTCTAGCTGCAATATCTGTAGCTACAACCCAACGAACTTGGTGTTGCTTAAATCGAGATAACAGCCGCTCTCGCTGGCTCTGACTGAGGTCACCATGATATTCGTCTACACTGTGACCCGCGGCCTGTAAAGTGCTAGTGAGTTCTGCCGCAGCCTTGCGTGTACGGACAAAGATAATTGCTGTTTCTGGGTCTTCCAGCTCCAAAATTGGCAAAATCGCCATTGCCTTGCTGTAGCCACGTGGCAACAAATAGGCATATTGATTGATACGAGCAGGGGCCGTTTTAGGCTGCTCGATCGTGACCATAGCTGGGTCATTCAAAAACCGACTTACCAACTTGCGAATCGACGGTGGCATCGTCGCTGAGAAGAATGCTGTCTGTCGATTGCTGGGTGCTTTACTCAAAATAGTCTCTACATCATCAATAAAGCCCATGTTTAGCATTTCATCGGCTTCATCC
Encoded here:
- a CDS encoding DEAD/DEAH box helicase, which encodes DEADEMLNMGFIDDVETILSKAPSNRQTAFFSATMPPSIRKLVSRFLNDPAMVTIEQPKTAPARINQYAYLLPRGYSKAMAILPILELEDPETAIIFVRTRKAAAELTSTLQAAGHSVDEYHGDLSQSQRERLLSRFKQHQVRWVVATDIAARGIHVDDLTHVINYDLPDNVENYVHRIGRTGRAGKEGTAIAILQPLERYKLRDIERHMRQSIEIRPMPTRAEVEARYLERLKQRVQEALAGERMASFLPVVSQLSEEYDLRAIAAAALQLTYDQTRPSHGQADAIVYPEDLPAAHEKPLRRTFPKSRPAKRVRT